The window GAGCAGCGTGGAGTCGCCGGAGATCGCGGCAGCGAGGTGTTCGCTCACCCAGCTTTTGGCGGTGCCCGGCACCCCGATCAGCAGCAGGGCGCGGTCGGTGGCGAGGGTGGCGACGGCGACTTCCATCAGGCGGCGCTCACCGACGTATTTGGGCGTGATCTCGGTCTCTCCCGCCGCGCCGCCGAGCAGGTAGGTCAGCACCGCGCGCGGGCTGAGGTTCCACTTCGGCGGGCGGGGAAAGGCGTCGTGCTCGGCGAGGGCGGCGAGTTCGTGGGCGTAGGCGGTTTCGGCGTGCTGGCGCAGGACTTCGGGGGCAGTGGTCATGGAGGCTCCTTTTCGGGGGTCGGACAACTCAGAGCTGGGCGAGGGCGCCTTGCCACTCGCGGCGCAGACGCAGGGTGGCGGTCAAGGTGTGCCAGGCAGCGGCGTACTCGGCCTGCTGGCGGTCGTAGGTGCGGCGCTGCTCCTCTTCCCAGCGTTCGGGGGTCTGCCAGCTTGAGAACTGTTTGGGGCGCGGCGGCAGCTCAAAGGGCGGCGGGTCGAGGTCGGGTACCGCCGTGTCCGGGTCGAGCAGGCGGCCCAGCGCGGCGAGCAGTTCTCTTTCGAGCCAGCTCAGACCGGACAGCCGCGCTTCCGCCAGCGTCCTCGCCAGCACGTCCCGCAGCGTGGGCTGCTCAGAGGCGGGCGCCGTGTCCAGCGTCTCCAGCAGGGCGCTCAGGTGGTGGGGGCTATAGCTTTCGCCCCGGCTGTAGCAGCGCAGCGAAGTCCACACGTCGGTCAGCAGGGCGGCCACCTGGGGATTCGTCACCTCGTCGATCAGCGACCCGCTCTGGTTGTGCAGGGCCGTTTCGAGCAGGTCCCACTCCACCCCGAGCGTCTCCAATATCAGCGGCGTCGGCAACGCTCCGAGCAGGCGGTGGAGGTCCGAATCGTGATAGTCGTTCGCCTTCGGTTGCCCAAGTTCCGGCGGCAGCGTGAAGGGAGGAAAGGTGAGCTTGCGGCCCGACTTGCCACGCGAGCGTGCGGGCACCACGGCCTCCCTGAGCACGGCCCGCAGCCGGTCTTGCAGCGGGCCGGGCAGATGCCCCTGAAGCTGGCGCGCCCCTTTGGACAGTTCGTTCACGCGGTCGGTCGCCGCGTGGACGAGCAGCGGGCGGTCAGCCTCATGCAGCGTGCGGCGCAGCAGCGCGAGCAGGTCGCGGCGCTCGTCGGCCTTGCTCTCCTTCCACAGCTCCAGCAACTCAGCGGCGCCCTCCTCCGGGTCACGGCGGCGCCGCTCCTCCAGGGTGCCCAGCCGGACCTGCCACTGAACTTCGGCGGTGGCCTTCTCCCACTTGGCCCGCATCGGGTGCTCGCGCAGCGTCACCTCCGCCCGCTCGTCGAGCAGCGGCCACAGCGCCGGCGCGAGGTCCGCCCGGGCCGCGTAGAGCCGCAGCGCGAGTTCGCCGCCCAGGGTCCAGCCGCGCTTTTCCGCGTCGGCGAGCGCCAGCCGGGCGAGCGGCGTGGACAGGTCGGCGAAACGGAGCAGCAGCCGGCCCAGCGCGGGCGGCAGGGACCGCTCGGCAGGTGGGGCCGGCACCGGAGGGGGCGTTTCGGCGGTCTGGAGCGGCTTCCCCGCGCGGTCATGCAGGGCGGCCACAGCGGCGCGGGCGAGCAAGGCCGCTTCCGGGGTCTCGGCCTGGATGCGGGCGAGCGCCGCTCCCAGGGCGCTGGACGACGGAGAAGGCAGCTCGGCGCGGGCGGTGCCGCGCAGGGCGGCGGCAGCCAGGGCGCGCAGGTCGCGGCTCACGGCTGGGCCTCGGCCTGGGGTGTTACGGCGAGCGGCAGGAAGGCCACGCCGTTCCACTCCCCGAAGACGTAGGCGCTCTCCGTGGCGCACTGGGCCTGCCAGCGCCACAGCTCGTCCGGGGTCACGCGGCCATCGAGCCTCAGCGCGTGCCCGGCGAGGTCACACAGCTGCGCGGGGTTGCGCCCAAAGTAAACCGGCCCCACCAGGACGCCCACGCGCTCCAGCCAGGGATTGAGCGCCAGCGCCTGCGCGAACAGGGCCGGCACTTCGGCGAGGCGGCGGCCCTGTGGCGGGAGGGGGGCCGCGACCGCCTCACCGGCGACCTCCCCGAGCACGGCGCGCTGGGGAAAGGCCGAGGGCGCGTAGGCGACGGCGCCCCGCAGCCGGGTCAGGGGCGGCAGGGGAACGGGCAGCGCCTGCCCCTGCGGCGCGAAGTCGAGGAGCAGCGCCGACTGCCCCCCCTCGCCGAGCAGCCAGGTCCGGCGCAGGGTGAGGCGGCCTTCGTCTTCGGTCACCGCGCCAGCCACCCACCAGTCGGCGGGCTCGGCAGGGGCGAGCGCCAAGCGGTCAAAGCCCACCCCGAGCGCCGTGAGCAGGTCGGCGCGCTCCGCGCCGGAGAGCGACTCGCGCTGGCGCCAGCCCTGGGCGAGCAGGTACAGCTCCCCGAGCGCGCGGAGCAGGGCCTCGCCGCTTTCCTCGTGCAGGTGTTGCGGCAACTCGCGGATGCGCCGCGCTGCGCCGGGAAGCTGGGCGTCCACCATCCGGGCGGCCTGGCGGTCCCAGTCGGCGTAGGCGCGGGTGCGCGCGGCGAGCAGCCCTTCATGCACGAGGTCGCCGAGCCAGCGCTCCAGCTCACCTAAGCCCGCGTCCATCTTCTTTTCGCGTTTCTCCTGGCGCTTGGCCTGGGCGGCGGGGTCGACGGCCTCGCTAGCTTTCGGCGCGGCCTGAGCGCGCTGGGTGCGGCCTTCGAGCCACTTATTCAGTTCTTCGGGCACGGCGGCGCTCTGCCAGCTGCCGGCGCCCGCCGCGTGCAGCAGCAGCAGCCCCAGCGCGTGCTTGCAGGGAAACTTGCGGCTGGGACACGAGCACTTGCTCGCAAACTCCGGCGTGCGCAGGTCGGCGGCCACCAGGTACGGGTGGGCGCCGCTCCCCTGCGCCTCGCCCCACAGCACGTCGCCGTCGCGGGCGAGGGTAGGCCACTTGCCAGGCACGGCGAGTTTCTGCCCCGCCTTGAAGCTGGCGGGGTCGGGGGCGAACGCCTGAACGGTTTCAGGGGTCAGGGATGTGGAAACGGCCAAAAGCTCCTCCTCTCGGGTCCTACTCAGGGAATCATTACGTTATAGGCGTAATTGTAACCAATCGTAGAAAGGAGGGCAAGGGGGGAGGTCGGAGGGGACCCTATGCTGAGGGGCGTGACCCCCCTCCTCCACAATTCCTTCAAGGCCGCGCTGCGCCGGGGCGAGCCGCAGATCGGCCTCTGGCTGGGGCTCGCGAGTCCGTATACGGCGGAAATCTGCGCGGGGGCCGGCTTCGACTGGCTGCTGATCGACGCCGAGCACGCCCCGAACAACGTGCGGAGCGTGCTCGCGCAGCTTCAGGCGCTCGCCGCCTACCCGGTCCGACCGGTCGTGCGCCCGCCGGTCGGGGAGACGCACCTGATCAAGCAGTACCTCGACCTCGGCGTGCAGACGCTGGTGATTCCGATGGTCGAGACCGCCGAGCAGGCCCGCGCCCTGGTGCAGGCGACCCGCTACCCGCCGCAGGGCGTCCGGGGCGTGGGCAGCGCCCTGGCCCGCGCCTCACGTTGGAACGGCGTGCCGAACTACCTGCACGCGGCGAACGGCGAGATCTGCCTGATCGTGCAGCTGGAGTCGAAATCGGCGCTGGAGCACCTGGACGACATCCTGGGCGTCGAGGGCGTGGACGGCGTGTTCATCGGCCCCGCCGACCTGAGCGCGAGCCTGGGACACCTCGGTGATCCCGGGCACCCCGAAGTCACCCAGGCCATTGAGGGGGCGCTGCGCCGGATCGTGGCGAGCGGCAAGGGCGCCGGGATTCTGAGTTCGGACCCGGCCCTCTCCCAGCGTTACCTCGACCTCGGCTGCACCTTCGTCGCGGTGGGCGTGGACACCAGCCTGCTCGCCTCCGCCGCCCGGCACCTCGCGCAGCGCTTCAAGGGGCGGGCCGCCGCAGAGCCGCAGGCCGGCAGCGTGTACTGAGCGCCGGGCAGACAAGGCGCAGCAGGCGGGGGCGGGGGTCCGGACGACCTCCCGCCCCCGCCTTGGTTCAGGGCGTGACCGGGGGCACAGCGGCCGGACCGCGGCCCACCTCCAGCGGCAGAAAGACCGCGTTGGACGGGTCGTCCGGGGAGACCGGAACGGCGCTCTGGGAGCACGAGACGAAGGCCAGGGGCAGCAGGGCAGTGAGCAGCAGGGCTCGAATTCTTCTCATGGGGCACCTCAGCCAGACACCGGGCGGGGCCTGGTGGGGAAGCGGCGGCGAGGGGCGCCCTCCCCGGCCATTGTAGGTTTTGCGCGGCGTGCAGCCAAGCTCATGCGCCCACCGGCCGCGCTCACCCCCTCCTGGCGGCTGCGGCGTGGGCCACCCGGCTGGGGCTTGATCCACAGGCGGCTGAGATCGGGTGCCGTCCGTCTAAGCGTTTGCCCGCATATTGGGACCGGAAGGCGCATGCTAGGGCCAAAGGAGCCCCATGAGCCACAGAATCTTGCCTCTGACCGACCACTACGACGTCAAGCGCGGTGAGGACGGGCACCGCTCGCTGCATCCCCTGGTGCGCGGCTTCAACCTCACGCGCATTCCGCTGCTCAACAAGGGCACGGCGTTTACGGAAGAGGAGCGCGCACTGCTGGGGCTCGAGGGCCTGCTCGCGCCGCAGGTCGACGACCTGGAGGTGCTGACCGAGCGCGCCTACCGCGAGTTCCGCAAGCGTGAGGCGCCGATGGACCAGCACGTCTATCTGCGCAACCTCCAAGACCGCAACGAGGTGCTGTTCTACGCGCTGCTCGCCCGGCATGTGGTGGAGATGCTGCCGATCGTGTACACGCCGACCGTCGGCGAGGCGGTCAAGCGCTTCAGCCAGATCTACCGCTACCCGCGCGGCCTGACGCTGAGCACCCGCAACATCGCGCGGGCGGGGGAGGCGCTCGGCAACGTGCCGCTCAACGACGTACGGATCATCGTGGCGACCGATTCGAGCGCGATTCTGGGCATCGGGGACCAGGGCCTCGGCGGCATGGCGATCTCGATCGGCAAGCTCAGCCTCTACACGGTGGCGGGCGGCGTGGGGCCGGACAAGACGCTGCCGGTCGAGCTCGACGTGGGCACGGGCCGCGCCGACCTGCGCGGCGACCCCCACTACCTCGGCGTCAAGCATGAGCGCCTGACCGGTGAGGCGTACTTCGCCTTCATGGACCACTTTGTGGAGGCGACGCTCCAGCGTTACCCCAAGGCGCTGATTCAGTGGGAGGATTTCGCCAAGGACGCCGCCTTCGAGGTGCTGCGCCGCTACCGCCGGGTGGTGCCGAGCTTCAACGACGATATCCAGGGCACCGGCGCGGTCGTGCTCGCCGGGGTGATGAGCGGCTGCCGAATCAAGGGCGAGCGTTTGCGCGATCAGGTGATCGTGGTCCACGGCGCCGGGGCCGGCGGCGCGGGGGTGGCGGCGGCGCTGCGCGAGGGCCTGCGCCGCGAAGGGCTGAGCCCGCAAGAGATCACGCGGCGCGTCTTCGTGCTCGACTCGCGCGGGCTCCTGACCGACGACCGCGCGATGGAGGACTACAAGCGCCCGCTCGCCACGCCGCGCGCATTGACCGAAGGCTGGGAAGGCACCGACCTGCTGAGCGTGGTTCGGCAGACGGGGGCGACGGTGCTGCTCGGGCTCTCGGGGGTGCCGGGCACGTTTGATGAGGAGATCACGGCGGCGGCGCTCGCCAACACCCCGCGCCCGCTGATCTTTCCGCTGTCCAACCCGACGGCCCACAGCGAGGCGCTGCCCGAGGACCTGCTGCGCTGGACTGGCGGGCAGGCCATCGTGGCCACGGGAAGTCCCTTCGCGCCGGTCGAGCTGGGCGGCCAGACCCATGAAATCGGACAGGGCAACAACGCCTTCATCTTCCCGGGGCTGGGCTTCGGCTGCGTGCTCGCGCGGGTGCGGGAGGTGACCGACGAGATGGTGACTGAAGCCGCCTACGCGCTTGCCGACTACACCGCCCGGCATCACCCGGGCCGCACCTACCCGCCGGTAGACGAGCTCTCACGCGCCAGCATCGAGGTCGCGGTCGCTGTGATCCGCCAGGCCCTGCGCGACGGCGTGGCCAGCGAGTTCAAGGTGCGCCGGATGGACGACGCCGAGCTGCACGCCTACGTCGAGCGCAAATTCTGGACGCCGAGATACCTCCCCTACCGGCCCTGAACTTCCGGCGTCTCCCGTCCGGTCAGCCGCGCCACGATCACCCCGTGGTCCTCGTGAAAGTTGCGGGGGTGCGCGAGGGCGACCTCGAGGTGCACCGGGCGGGCACCGAAGGGCCGGGGGGCCGGGCCGGGGACCACCTGCGCGGCGGTCGGCTTCAGCAGCGCGCGCGCCGGGTGGTCGAAGAGGTGCCCTCCGGCCGGAACCGGCTCGCCGGGCAACAGGACCGCGCCCGGCAGTTCCCATAGCCCCTGACCGATCGGACCGGCACGGTGATTCAGCCACACCTCTCCTCCTTCCACACGTAGCCAGCGCCGCTCGTGCAGCAGAGCCGTGGAAGCGAGGGCCGTGCGCCCGGCGTCCACCGCCGCCCACTCGCGCCGCAGCCGGGCGGCGGTGGGGGTGCGCGCAAACACGCTGAGCTGCCGGGCCACAGCGGGTGAGACCTCGGCAGGCAGAGGCTGCCCCGTCAGCAGCGCCGCGCGCAGATCGGTGGCGTTCAGGCCGGGGGTGGCGGCCACCTCCAGCCGCGCCCAGCCGGGGAACCAGCGCAGGTAGTCCGAGCTCGCGTCCTTTTCCAGCCCCACCAGCGCGAGCCGCGCGCCTGGCCTGAACACCGCGTCCGCCGCCGCCCGCACGTCCGCCGCCCAGCGCGGAGGGTCGAAGCGGTCGGGGAGTGGCCGGAAGATGACCCGGCGTGTGTCAGCGCCGACTTCCTGCAACGCCGCGCGGAAGAGGAAGGCGCGCTCGGCGGGGGTGAAGGGATTCTTGACGCTGCGCGCGAGGTTGGCGCTGCCGAGCAGCACGAGGACCCGCCCACCGCTCCCCAGCGCCCCGAGCGCCTGCACCACGCTCCCGACGTGCGCCGCGTGGGGAGGCTGGAAGCGCCCCACGTAGACGGCGCCGTCCAGGGCCGCTCGCGTGTTCACGGCCGCCCCGGATTCACGGCAACCGTGAGCGCAGCTCGGCGGCGGTGCGGTCGCGCAGCTCGGCGACCTCGGGCGCGAGACTCACGCGGTAGACGTGGGGATTGAGCAGGCGCCGGGTTTCAGGAGGCACGCGGCGCAGGTCCTGCCGGGCGCGGTCCTGGATCTCGGGGAGGGTCTCGGCTGGGCGGGTGCGCTTTCCCCCACGCAGCACCACCTCACGCGCGGGCTGCCAGTGCAGGTGACCGGGGAGGCGCGCGGCGCGCAGCGGGTTGGTGGGGTCGCTGACCAGCAGTCCCGCGCGCGGCGCGTCTCCCAACGTGAGCACGTCCCAGGCATAGGGGGGGTCTGCGCCTTTCTCTGCGCCCTCACGCTCCGCCGCGCGCCAGACGGCCTTGCGCCCGGGCAGGCTCGCCTTGCCGGGATCTCCCGTGAGCTTCATGCGCGGCTGCCCCGCGAGTTCGGCAAGTTTGTAGACCCCGCCGAGCGCGCCGCCGCCCGGACCACCCGCCGTGGCGAGCTGGGTGCCGACGCCGTACACGTCCACCCGCCCGCCTTCGGCGATCACGCCCGCGATCACCGATTCGGAGAGGTCGTTGCTCGCCACGATCTTCACGTCCGGGAACCCTGCCTCGTCGAAGGCCGCGCGAATCACCCGCGAGAGGTAGGCAAGGTCGCCCGAGTCGAGCCGCACCCCGCGCAGTTCGTGACCGCGGGCGCGCAGCTCCGCAGCGACGGTCAGCGCGTTGGGCAGGCCGCTTTGTAGGGTATCCACTGTGTCGAGCAGCAGCACCGTGCCGTCCGGGTAGAGGTCGGCGTAGGCGCGGAAAGCACTCAACTCGTCAGGAAAGCTCTCCACCCAGGCGTGGGCGTGCGTACCCGAAACGGGGAGGCCGAAGCGCCGGCCCGCCTCGACGTTGCTCGTGCCGGTCGCCCCACCGACGAAGGCCGCGCGCGCCGCGCTGATCGCTCCGTCCGGCCCCTGGGCGCGGCGCGCGCCGAACTCGAGAACCGTCGCCCCGCCCGCCTGCGCCGCGAGGACGCAGCGGGCCGCCTTCGTCGCCACCAGCGTCTGGAAGTTGAGGCTGTTGAGCAACGCCGTCTCGACCAGTTGCCCTTCCCACAGCGGCCCGCGCACAGTGAGCAGCGGTTCGTTGGAAAACACGACGCGGCCTTCGGGAAATGCCGTCACCTCGCACCCGAAGCGCCACCCGCGCAGCGCGGCCAGAAACTCGGGCCGGAACCCCCCGAGCGAGGCGAGGTAGTCGAGCTCATCTTCCCCGAAACGCACCCCGGCGAGCCAGTCGAGCAGCGGCTCCAGGCCCGCCCACACCGCGTAGCCGCCCTGGTAGGGCAGCCGGCGGAAATAGAGGTCGAAGGTGGCCTCCTGCTCGTGCAGGCCAGCGAAGAAGTAGCCCTGCATCATCGTGAGTTGGTACAGGTCGGTCAGCAGCGTAGGCAGGGCAGGCGGGGTGTTCCGGGTCATGCGGTCACCTCCGGCAGGGCGCGGCCGCGCGTCTCGACGCCGATCGCCCAGGCGCAGGCGGCCGCCACCGCGAGCGCGAGCGCGAAGACCGTCAGGGCGATGGGCAGCTCCCCCGTGAGCAGCAGCGCCCCGACGCTCGGTGAGATCACGCTGGCGAGCCGGGCGACACCGCTGACAAAGCCCATCCCCGTGCTTCGCAGGGAAGTCGGAAACAGTTCCGGCGTGTAGGCGTACAGCGCCCCCCACGCCCCGAGCAGCGCGAAGGACAGCCCGGCCGAGGTCAGCAGCACCGCGCCCGGCGTCTGCGCGCCCAGGAAGAGATAGGCGCTCAGGGCACTCACCGCCAGGAAGCCCGTCAGGGTGGCCCGGCGCCCCACCTTTTCCACCAGGAAGGCCGCGAGCAGGTAGCCCGGCACCTGCGCGAGGGCGAGCAGCAGCGTCGTGCGGTACACCGCGCCCAGGTCGAGGCCCTGCGCCCGCAGGAAGCTCGGCAGCCACGAGAAGATGCCGTAGTACCCGAGCGACAGCCCGAACCACACCAGCGCAAGCAGGCCCGTGCGCCGGCCCAGGAGGCCCTGGAACAGCCGCGAGAGCGTGACGCGGGCGCCGGCCACCGGGCGGGCGAGCGGAAGCTCCGGCAGCGTCCCGCCGTTGGCCCGCGCGACCCGCTCGAGCGCCCCGCGCGCCTGCCGCTCCTGCCCGCGCGCAAGCAGCGAGCGCGGCGAGTCGGGAATGCCGAACCGTGCGATCAGGCCGATCAGCCCAGGAAGCGCGGCGAAGGCGAGGAGGTAGCGCCAGCCCACCGCCGGATCGAAAGCGGTGCTCACCCACCACGCGAGCGCGGCGACCAGGACCGTTCCGAGCGCCCAGAAGCTCTCCAGATACACCAGGAAGCGCCCGCGCCACGGGGTCGGCACGAATTCAGCCATCATCGAATAGTCGACCGGCAGGGTCCCCCCGATGGCGAATCCGGTCAGGAAACGCGCGAGCAGCAGCCATTCGAGACCCGGCGCAAACGCCCCGGCGAACCCGAACACCACCCCGAGCGACACCGTGATCAGGAAAACCGTGCGTCGCCCCAGACGGTCGGCGAGGTAACCCCACAGCCACGCTCCCACCAGCATTCCGGCAAAGGTGGCGGTGAGGAGCCACGTCGCCTGCGGTGAGCCGCGCTCCAGCCCAAACGCTGCGCTGATCCCCGGGAGCGCGAAGCCCATCAGCAGCACCTCCATCGCGTCGGCGGCCCAGGTCAGTCCGCAGATGGCGAGCAGGCGCCACTGAAAGGCGCCCAGGCCGAGGCTGTCAATGGCCTGGTCGATCGTCAATTCCTTCGGGGGGGAAGCAGTCACCCGGAAAGTGTAGTGCCGCCTGCGATTCTTCCGGCGCCCACCGCCCCAGGGCTGGGCCGCGCTGCTCCGGTGAGGAACAGACGGAGGGCCCCGTACCCGGGGTGAGGAGGCGGCGCCCCATCCTCCATACTTCCCCTATGACCGAGCTCTCCCCCCTCCGCGAGCGCATCCGGCGTGAACTGCACGTGCAGCCCGACATCGATCCGGCGCAGGAGCTTGAGCGCCGCGTCTCCTTCCTGTGCAGCTACCTGCGCGCTGGCGGGCTGAGCGGCTTCGTGCTTGGCATCAGCGGGGGACAGGACTCGACGCTCGCGGGGAGGCTGTGTCAGCTCGCCGCCGAGCGCCTGAGGGCGGAGGGAGGAAACGCCGACTTCCTCGCCATGCGCCTCCCCTACGGCGTGCAGGCCGACGAGACCGACGCCCAGGCCGCGCTGGAGTTCATCCGCCCCGACCGGGTGGTGACGGTAAATATCCGGGCGGCGGTAGACGCTTCAGCGGGAGCGGCGCGGGAGGCACTGGGCAGTGAGCTGCGCGATTTCGTGCGCGGCAATATCAAGGCCCGCGAGCGGATGATCGCCCAGTACGCCCTCGCCGGGCAGGAGCACAAGCTGGTGGTGGGCACCGACCACGCCGCCGAGGCCGTCACAGGCTTCTACACCAAGTTCGGAGACGGCGGCGCGGACCTCACCCCGCTTACTGGCCTGACCAAGCGCCAGGGCGCGCAGCTGCTTCAGCACCTTGGGGCCCCCGAGGCCACCTGGCGTAAGGTCCCCACCGCCGATCTCGAAGACGACCGGCCCGGCCTCCCCGACGAGCTGGCGCTGGGGCTCAGCTACGACCAGATCGACGCCTATCTCGAGGGGCGCGAGGTCAGCGAAGACGTCAGCGCCCGGATTGAGCGCCATTTTCTCAGCACCCGGCACAAGCGGACGCTGCCGGTGACCCCGTTCGACGACTGGTGGCAGCAGGAATAACAAAACACCGGGCCGAGCACCCGGTGTCTGTCGAGCCCACCCCGCTGCCTTAGCGCAGCCGGGCCTTGTCGTGGAGCTTGCGGGCGATCTCCATGATCTCGGCCATGTCCCAGTCGGGCGAGAAGGCCGCCGAGTCGTGGCCGCCGTCCATCAGCTTGCCGCCCTCAATCTCGGTGTACTCGCCGACGCGCACGGGGGAGCCGTCGTCGGGGTGCGTGCCGTTCCAGATCGCGCCGAGGTGCTGGTAGTCGTCCGGGCTGAAGCGGTAGAGGATCTGGTGCAGGCCGCGGTCCATCACTTTCTTCGCCTCGGGGATCTTGGCAGTGGGGATGTTGGGCATCGGCAGCATCTTTTCCATATTCACGCCGGTCAGGGATTCGAGCGCCTTGGCGTAGGCGATCTGGTGCACGCCGCCGCGCACCAGCAGGTAGCCGACCAGGGCCTTGGCGGTCGGGTCGTCGACCATCTCGTAGACGCGCAACTTGTTGTGGCGCGCCGCGCCCTCCAGGAAGAAGTTGTGCGTCAGGTCGAGCATCAGGTTGCCGCTCGAGTACACGTAGTCGCCGGTCCAGGCCTTGCCGTGCGAGTCGGCGATCAGGGTGCCGGGGCCCGCCGCGATGAAGTGCTTGGTGTTGCGCACGTCCTGCGCGAACGAGAAGGGGTGGGTCGCGGGATCGATCGGCGCTTCCTGTTCCTTGGGGTCCGGCCCGGCGAGCAGCGCATTGATGGTGGCCGAGACGAGTTCGATGTGCCCGAGTTCCTCAGCGGCGATGTTGGCGATCAGCTCGTAGTAGGGCGCGAGCGTGGTCTTGCCCCGGAAGTTGAACGACTGGGTCATGTAGTTCATCAGGGTGGACATCTCGCCGAAGCGCCCACCCATCAATTCCTGCACCGTCGCCGCTCCGTTCGGGTTGGCTTCCTTGGGCATGGGGAGTTCGTACTGCAACTTGTCGATTCTCAGAAACATCTGGACCCACCTCCTTGATGTGCTTAACCCATCAGGCCCGCTGACCCCCGGTTGGAAAGTGCGCTGATGCACTCTGTGAGCCCAGTCTGAAGCGATTGCCG of the Deinococcus reticulitermitis genome contains:
- a CDS encoding DUF5691 domain-containing protein, with amino-acid sequence MSRDLRALAAAALRGTARAELPSPSSSALGAALARIQAETPEAALLARAAVAALHDRAGKPLQTAETPPPVPAPPAERSLPPALGRLLLRFADLSTPLARLALADAEKRGWTLGGELALRLYAARADLAPALWPLLDERAEVTLREHPMRAKWEKATAEVQWQVRLGTLEERRRRDPEEGAAELLELWKESKADERRDLLALLRRTLHEADRPLLVHAATDRVNELSKGARQLQGHLPGPLQDRLRAVLREAVVPARSRGKSGRKLTFPPFTLPPELGQPKANDYHDSDLHRLLGALPTPLILETLGVEWDLLETALHNQSGSLIDEVTNPQVAALLTDVWTSLRCYSRGESYSPHHLSALLETLDTAPASEQPTLRDVLARTLAEARLSGLSWLERELLAALGRLLDPDTAVPDLDPPPFELPPRPKQFSSWQTPERWEEEQRRTYDRQQAEYAAAWHTLTATLRLRREWQGALAQL
- a CDS encoding SWIM zinc finger family protein, translated to MAVSTSLTPETVQAFAPDPASFKAGQKLAVPGKWPTLARDGDVLWGEAQGSGAHPYLVAADLRTPEFASKCSCPSRKFPCKHALGLLLLHAAGAGSWQSAAVPEELNKWLEGRTQRAQAAPKASEAVDPAAQAKRQEKREKKMDAGLGELERWLGDLVHEGLLAARTRAYADWDRQAARMVDAQLPGAARRIRELPQHLHEESGEALLRALGELYLLAQGWRQRESLSGAERADLLTALGVGFDRLALAPAEPADWWVAGAVTEDEGRLTLRRTWLLGEGGQSALLLDFAPQGQALPVPLPPLTRLRGAVAYAPSAFPQRAVLGEVAGEAVAAPLPPQGRRLAEVPALFAQALALNPWLERVGVLVGPVYFGRNPAQLCDLAGHALRLDGRVTPDELWRWQAQCATESAYVFGEWNGVAFLPLAVTPQAEAQP
- the hpaI gene encoding 4-hydroxy-2-oxoheptanedioate aldolase, with amino-acid sequence MLRGVTPLLHNSFKAALRRGEPQIGLWLGLASPYTAEICAGAGFDWLLIDAEHAPNNVRSVLAQLQALAAYPVRPVVRPPVGETHLIKQYLDLGVQTLVIPMVETAEQARALVQATRYPPQGVRGVGSALARASRWNGVPNYLHAANGEICLIVQLESKSALEHLDDILGVEGVDGVFIGPADLSASLGHLGDPGHPEVTQAIEGALRRIVASGKGAGILSSDPALSQRYLDLGCTFVAVGVDTSLLASAARHLAQRFKGRAAAEPQAGSVY
- a CDS encoding NAD-dependent malic enzyme, giving the protein MSHRILPLTDHYDVKRGEDGHRSLHPLVRGFNLTRIPLLNKGTAFTEEERALLGLEGLLAPQVDDLEVLTERAYREFRKREAPMDQHVYLRNLQDRNEVLFYALLARHVVEMLPIVYTPTVGEAVKRFSQIYRYPRGLTLSTRNIARAGEALGNVPLNDVRIIVATDSSAILGIGDQGLGGMAISIGKLSLYTVAGGVGPDKTLPVELDVGTGRADLRGDPHYLGVKHERLTGEAYFAFMDHFVEATLQRYPKALIQWEDFAKDAAFEVLRRYRRVVPSFNDDIQGTGAVVLAGVMSGCRIKGERLRDQVIVVHGAGAGGAGVAAALREGLRREGLSPQEITRRVFVLDSRGLLTDDRAMEDYKRPLATPRALTEGWEGTDLLSVVRQTGATVLLGLSGVPGTFDEEITAAALANTPRPLIFPLSNPTAHSEALPEDLLRWTGGQAIVATGSPFAPVELGGQTHEIGQGNNAFIFPGLGFGCVLARVREVTDEMVTEAAYALADYTARHHPGRTYPPVDELSRASIEVAVAVIRQALRDGVASEFKVRRMDDAELHAYVERKFWTPRYLPYRP
- a CDS encoding ADP-ribose pyrophosphatase, encoding MNTRAALDGAVYVGRFQPPHAAHVGSVVQALGALGSGGRVLVLLGSANLARSVKNPFTPAERAFLFRAALQEVGADTRRVIFRPLPDRFDPPRWAADVRAAADAVFRPGARLALVGLEKDASSDYLRWFPGWARLEVAATPGLNATDLRAALLTGQPLPAEVSPAVARQLSVFARTPTAARLRREWAAVDAGRTALASTALLHERRWLRVEGGEVWLNHRAGPIGQGLWELPGAVLLPGEPVPAGGHLFDHPARALLKPTAAQVVPGPAPRPFGARPVHLEVALAHPRNFHEDHGVIVARLTGRETPEVQGR
- the pncB gene encoding nicotinate phosphoribosyltransferase; amino-acid sequence: MTRNTPPALPTLLTDLYQLTMMQGYFFAGLHEQEATFDLYFRRLPYQGGYAVWAGLEPLLDWLAGVRFGEDELDYLASLGGFRPEFLAALRGWRFGCEVTAFPEGRVVFSNEPLLTVRGPLWEGQLVETALLNSLNFQTLVATKAARCVLAAQAGGATVLEFGARRAQGPDGAISAARAAFVGGATGTSNVEAGRRFGLPVSGTHAHAWVESFPDELSAFRAYADLYPDGTVLLLDTVDTLQSGLPNALTVAAELRARGHELRGVRLDSGDLAYLSRVIRAAFDEAGFPDVKIVASNDLSESVIAGVIAEGGRVDVYGVGTQLATAGGPGGGALGGVYKLAELAGQPRMKLTGDPGKASLPGRKAVWRAAEREGAEKGADPPYAWDVLTLGDAPRAGLLVSDPTNPLRAARLPGHLHWQPAREVVLRGGKRTRPAETLPEIQDRARQDLRRVPPETRRLLNPHVYRVSLAPEVAELRDRTAAELRSRLP
- a CDS encoding MFS transporter, whose protein sequence is MTASPPKELTIDQAIDSLGLGAFQWRLLAICGLTWAADAMEVLLMGFALPGISAAFGLERGSPQATWLLTATFAGMLVGAWLWGYLADRLGRRTVFLITVSLGVVFGFAGAFAPGLEWLLLARFLTGFAIGGTLPVDYSMMAEFVPTPWRGRFLVYLESFWALGTVLVAALAWWVSTAFDPAVGWRYLLAFAALPGLIGLIARFGIPDSPRSLLARGQERQARGALERVARANGGTLPELPLARPVAGARVTLSRLFQGLLGRRTGLLALVWFGLSLGYYGIFSWLPSFLRAQGLDLGAVYRTTLLLALAQVPGYLLAAFLVEKVGRRATLTGFLAVSALSAYLFLGAQTPGAVLLTSAGLSFALLGAWGALYAYTPELFPTSLRSTGMGFVSGVARLASVISPSVGALLLTGELPIALTVFALALAVAAACAWAIGVETRGRALPEVTA
- the nadE gene encoding ammonia-dependent NAD(+) synthetase, translating into MTELSPLRERIRRELHVQPDIDPAQELERRVSFLCSYLRAGGLSGFVLGISGGQDSTLAGRLCQLAAERLRAEGGNADFLAMRLPYGVQADETDAQAALEFIRPDRVVTVNIRAAVDASAGAAREALGSELRDFVRGNIKARERMIAQYALAGQEHKLVVGTDHAAEAVTGFYTKFGDGGADLTPLTGLTKRQGAQLLQHLGAPEATWRKVPTADLEDDRPGLPDELALGLSYDQIDAYLEGREVSEDVSARIERHFLSTRHKRTLPVTPFDDWWQQE